A single window of Oncorhynchus keta strain PuntledgeMale-10-30-2019 chromosome 34, Oket_V2, whole genome shotgun sequence DNA harbors:
- the LOC118367921 gene encoding Fc receptor-like A isoform X3, with protein MNQINLSSGFPNETPQLGLRLQTFYKQDAEVMIARASVEYTGGLSIISPECVEILHTEFTEVLLMPTLTVEPSGRQVYTEDTITLACQLPGHSGLGWQFYWHKDRQDTGPVEQMWGSGGGGAVYQMWRASVTHTGQYWCRAGRGQPVFYTQYSQAVSVNVIELFTSVTLSASPSTVVKEGGAFNLTCEAQFSNCKLSQHHGNHSLHTHPDPDRNWTTVVVTFSFLRDGWPVAGDSVSGMYSVARASSCHMGTYSCVARAGRARRSSQEISITLDNLSLILVTCFGTFLILSVAPLAFFVRLYAMRLWQLRGRGQGELQCNECSTIQGPKWRTDVSGPS; from the exons ATGAACCAGATTAATCTCAGTTCAGGTTTCCCAAATGAAACCCCACAGCTTGGTCTACGTCTACAGACATTTTACAAGCAGGATGCTGAGGTGATGATTGCCAGAGCCAG TGTTGAGTACACTGGTGGTCTATCCATCATCAG CCCAGAATGTGTTGAAATTCTACACACAGAGTTCACAGAGGTTCTACTGATGCCGACTCTGACCGTGGAGCCTTCAGGACGACAGGTGTACACTGAGGACACAATCACCTTGGCATGTCAGTTACCTGGCCACTCTGGGCTGGGCTGGCAGTTCTACTGGCACAAAGACAG GCAGGACACTGGCCCTGTGGAGCAGATGTGGGGCAGTGGTGGAGGTGGGGCGGTCTACCAAATGTGGCGtgcctctgtcacacacacaggccaGTACTGGTgcagagcagggagaggacagcCAGTCTTCTACACCCAATACAGCCAGGCAGTCTCTGTTAATGTCATTG AGCTCTTCACATCAGTGACTTTGTCAGCATCTCCTTCTACCGTTGTCAAAGAGGGCGGGGCTTTCAACCTAACCTGTGAGGCCCAGTTTAGCAACTGCAAGCTGAGCCAACATCATGGTAACCACAGTCTACATACTCACCCTGATCCTGACCGTAACTGGACCACAGTGGTTGTAACATTCTCCTTCCTGAGGGACGGCTGGCCAGTGGCCGGGGACTCTGTCAGTGGGATGTACAGTGTAGCGAGGGCTTCTAGCTGTCACATGGGGACCTACAGCTGTGTGGCCAGAGCAGGCAGGGCCAGGAGGAGCAGCCAGGAGATCAGCATCACACTAGACA ACCTGTCTCTGATACTGGTCACCTGCTTTGGCACCTTCCTGATCCTCTCCGTGGCTCCATTGGCATTTTTTGTGAGACTATACGCGATGAGAT TATGGCAGCTCAGAGGCAGAGGACAAGGAGAATTGCAGTGCAAtgagtgcagtacaatacagggaCCAAAATGGAGGACAG ATGTATCTGGACCCAGCTGA
- the LOC118367921 gene encoding uncharacterized protein LOC118367921 isoform X2 has product MFRRTHDLTFASPESVAMRQNRKTGRSDQAASHRMMQSCGCLLSSFSCHPSVEYTGGLSIISPECVEILHTEFTEVLLMPTLTVEPSGRQVYTEDTITLACQLPGHSGLGWQFYWHKDRQDTGPVEQMWGSGGGGAVYQMWRASVTHTGQYWCRAGRGQPVFYTQYSQAVSVNVIELFTSVTLSASPSTVVKEGGAFNLTCEAQFSNCKLSQHHGNHSLHTHPDPDRNWTTVVVTFSFLRDGWPVAGDSVSGMYSVARASSCHMGTYSCVARAGRARRSSQEISITLDNLSLILVTCFGTFLILSVAPLAFFVRLYAMRLWQLRGRGQGELQCNECSTIQGPKWRTDVSGPS; this is encoded by the exons GGGACGTAGTGATCAGGCTGCGTCTCACCGGATGATGCAGTCCTGTGGCTGCCTGCTATCATCGTTTTCCTGCCACCCCAG TGTTGAGTACACTGGTGGTCTATCCATCATCAG CCCAGAATGTGTTGAAATTCTACACACAGAGTTCACAGAGGTTCTACTGATGCCGACTCTGACCGTGGAGCCTTCAGGACGACAGGTGTACACTGAGGACACAATCACCTTGGCATGTCAGTTACCTGGCCACTCTGGGCTGGGCTGGCAGTTCTACTGGCACAAAGACAG GCAGGACACTGGCCCTGTGGAGCAGATGTGGGGCAGTGGTGGAGGTGGGGCGGTCTACCAAATGTGGCGtgcctctgtcacacacacaggccaGTACTGGTgcagagcagggagaggacagcCAGTCTTCTACACCCAATACAGCCAGGCAGTCTCTGTTAATGTCATTG AGCTCTTCACATCAGTGACTTTGTCAGCATCTCCTTCTACCGTTGTCAAAGAGGGCGGGGCTTTCAACCTAACCTGTGAGGCCCAGTTTAGCAACTGCAAGCTGAGCCAACATCATGGTAACCACAGTCTACATACTCACCCTGATCCTGACCGTAACTGGACCACAGTGGTTGTAACATTCTCCTTCCTGAGGGACGGCTGGCCAGTGGCCGGGGACTCTGTCAGTGGGATGTACAGTGTAGCGAGGGCTTCTAGCTGTCACATGGGGACCTACAGCTGTGTGGCCAGAGCAGGCAGGGCCAGGAGGAGCAGCCAGGAGATCAGCATCACACTAGACA ACCTGTCTCTGATACTGGTCACCTGCTTTGGCACCTTCCTGATCCTCTCCGTGGCTCCATTGGCATTTTTTGTGAGACTATACGCGATGAGAT TATGGCAGCTCAGAGGCAGAGGACAAGGAGAATTGCAGTGCAAtgagtgcagtacaatacagggaCCAAAATGGAGGACAG ATGTATCTGGACCCAGCTGA
- the LOC118367921 gene encoding uncharacterized protein LOC118367921 isoform X1, protein MFRRTHDLTFASPESVAMRQNRKTLFSSIMCDARGRSDQAASHRMMQSCGCLLSSFSCHPSVEYTGGLSIISPECVEILHTEFTEVLLMPTLTVEPSGRQVYTEDTITLACQLPGHSGLGWQFYWHKDRQDTGPVEQMWGSGGGGAVYQMWRASVTHTGQYWCRAGRGQPVFYTQYSQAVSVNVIELFTSVTLSASPSTVVKEGGAFNLTCEAQFSNCKLSQHHGNHSLHTHPDPDRNWTTVVVTFSFLRDGWPVAGDSVSGMYSVARASSCHMGTYSCVARAGRARRSSQEISITLDNLSLILVTCFGTFLILSVAPLAFFVRLYAMRLWQLRGRGQGELQCNECSTIQGPKWRTDVSGPS, encoded by the exons ATTATTTTCTTCAATCATGTGCGACGCTAGGGGACGTAGTGATCAGGCTGCGTCTCACCGGATGATGCAGTCCTGTGGCTGCCTGCTATCATCGTTTTCCTGCCACCCCAG TGTTGAGTACACTGGTGGTCTATCCATCATCAG CCCAGAATGTGTTGAAATTCTACACACAGAGTTCACAGAGGTTCTACTGATGCCGACTCTGACCGTGGAGCCTTCAGGACGACAGGTGTACACTGAGGACACAATCACCTTGGCATGTCAGTTACCTGGCCACTCTGGGCTGGGCTGGCAGTTCTACTGGCACAAAGACAG GCAGGACACTGGCCCTGTGGAGCAGATGTGGGGCAGTGGTGGAGGTGGGGCGGTCTACCAAATGTGGCGtgcctctgtcacacacacaggccaGTACTGGTgcagagcagggagaggacagcCAGTCTTCTACACCCAATACAGCCAGGCAGTCTCTGTTAATGTCATTG AGCTCTTCACATCAGTGACTTTGTCAGCATCTCCTTCTACCGTTGTCAAAGAGGGCGGGGCTTTCAACCTAACCTGTGAGGCCCAGTTTAGCAACTGCAAGCTGAGCCAACATCATGGTAACCACAGTCTACATACTCACCCTGATCCTGACCGTAACTGGACCACAGTGGTTGTAACATTCTCCTTCCTGAGGGACGGCTGGCCAGTGGCCGGGGACTCTGTCAGTGGGATGTACAGTGTAGCGAGGGCTTCTAGCTGTCACATGGGGACCTACAGCTGTGTGGCCAGAGCAGGCAGGGCCAGGAGGAGCAGCCAGGAGATCAGCATCACACTAGACA ACCTGTCTCTGATACTGGTCACCTGCTTTGGCACCTTCCTGATCCTCTCCGTGGCTCCATTGGCATTTTTTGTGAGACTATACGCGATGAGAT TATGGCAGCTCAGAGGCAGAGGACAAGGAGAATTGCAGTGCAAtgagtgcagtacaatacagggaCCAAAATGGAGGACAG ATGTATCTGGACCCAGCTGA